ACCTTCTTTCCAAGGATTACCGGGACGGAGCTTATGTCAAGAAGGGCCAGGTGCTTTTCCAGATTGATCCCCGCCCGTTCCAGGCAACGCTGGACCAGGCCCAGGGAAGATTGGAACAATATGAAGCCACGCTGAAAAAATACAAACTGGACGTGGAACGCTACACCCCGCTGGTGAAGACCGGCTCCGTCAGCCGCAAACAGCTGGACGACGCCCTGCAGCAGGTCCAGGAGACGGAAGCCGCCATCGCCACGGCAAAGGCCCAGGTGGACGAAGCCAGGATCAATCTTAAATTCACCACCATTACAGCCCCCATTTCCGGCCTGGCCGGCCTGGCCACCCCTTCCATCGGCAACCTGCTGACGCCCTCCAGCCCCACGCCGCTGACCACCATTTCCTCCATTGACCCCATCCGGGTGGATTTCTCCGTGAGCGAACGGGACTTCCTGAACTCCATGGACAATAATCTGGCCAGTCAGAAGCACATCAAGTTTGACGTGATTCTGGCCAACGGCACGGAATACCCCATGCAGGGCGAACCCGTAGCCATTGACAGGAATGTGGATGCCCAGACCGGCACCATCAACATCGTCGGGCACATTCCCAATCCGAACCTGACGCTGCGGCCCGGCATGTTCGTCCGCGTCCGCGCCACGGTGAAAACGCTGGAAAACGCCGCGCTGGTGCCTCCGCGCGCCATTCTGTCCGCCCAGAGCGCCAAATTCATCATTTATCTGGATGACAAGAACATTCCCCACATGCAGGTCGTCAACCTCGGCCCCGTCGTTGACGGCATGCAGGTAATCAACGTCATTCCCATGCCGCATTCCACCTTCACGAAGGACAGCCCCATCGTGGTGGAGGGAATCATGCAGGCGGCCAAGGTTCAGGGGCACGCCCCCGTCAAGCCGCTTCCCTACAAGCCCGTAGTTTCCCAGCCCGTCATGCCCTCCATAGGGGCCCAGTCCTTTGAAAAGGCCAAAACGCCGGAAGGCATGAAGGATGGAGAAGCCCAGCCTTCCGCCAAATAACCTCCCTTCTCCGGAGACCCGGCATCTTCCCTTTTTCCCCGCGCATTTTCATGATTTAACGCCATGTCCAGCTTCTTCATCAAACACCCGACCATC
This region of Akkermansia muciniphila genomic DNA includes:
- a CDS encoding efflux RND transporter periplasmic adaptor subunit gives rise to the protein MYNKPLTFAATTLLLCSPVIMLTSCDGEKDSAAQAPALVPEVQVTKLVTKDVPIRQEWVGTLRGTEDAEIRSQVTGYLLSKDYRDGAYVKKGQVLFQIDPRPFQATLDQAQGRLEQYEATLKKYKLDVERYTPLVKTGSVSRKQLDDALQQVQETEAAIATAKAQVDEARINLKFTTITAPISGLAGLATPSIGNLLTPSSPTPLTTISSIDPIRVDFSVSERDFLNSMDNNLASQKHIKFDVILANGTEYPMQGEPVAIDRNVDAQTGTINIVGHIPNPNLTLRPGMFVRVRATVKTLENAALVPPRAILSAQSAKFIIYLDDKNIPHMQVVNLGPVVDGMQVINVIPMPHSTFTKDSPIVVEGIMQAAKVQGHAPVKPLPYKPVVSQPVMPSIGAQSFEKAKTPEGMKDGEAQPSAK